A window of Centroberyx gerrardi isolate f3 chromosome 19, fCenGer3.hap1.cur.20231027, whole genome shotgun sequence genomic DNA:
AACACAAAAGATATcggcaaaataaagaaaataaaaacaagaatctcgCAGATTATCACTGATTCTGATCAGTTTGTCGTCACTCTGTCTAatttacatatactgtattccTCTAATGAATTAAACTCAATGGGAAAATGGTCGCAGATGGAAACTGTGACTCCAAGCGATGGCAAAGGATACCAGtgtcatatctcaaaaactgataTTCTAATTCTAATTAGACAAATACATCAAGGGTGTGATGATGAAACTGACACCTATTGTCATGGAAGCCATATCTCCGTTGGAGGGCTGACAGCAGGAAATGACTCAAACTGCAGAGCTGTGTGACTCTAattaacaaaaacaatcaaTCCTGTCAAAAGGCATAAGTCACACGAGCAGCAGAAAATGCGTTCGActcccttttctcccccctATGACAAACGGATCAGTTCTGCTCAAACAATAACTGAAAGGACTTGTGTACTGAGTCTTTAAGTCACACAGTCACAAAATAGGCTACATGTTCTTTATCATATTTGAACCATGGGAGGGAAAATAATCTAGATTTCCCTCATTCTGGATATTCAGCTTTTTGAATGGTTTAAAAGGGCAATAGTCATGCTGTCTTTTCATTGAAACCAGTGATTCAAGCAGCTTGGCTAATGGCTATCCAGCGGATGTGAGTGAGTCAGGGCCCACACTCTGTTGTTCTTCTGTCTCCTCACACATAAcccacctccttcctccttccatctgCAGCTTACAACCttgtgaatgaaaaaaacaacaccacatGTTCATTCACAGAAAAATGCCCacctcacaaaaacacacacatctgctaCCATCTCCTTCTCGATGCAATGGTTTATTGTAGTTGTGGTAAAAACAAGGTGTTTTTGTGCGGTCTGGCCTACCTGTTTGAATTAGAGCACAGGACTGACAGGACAAAGAGGGGACATTAGTACTAAATTAAATTAGGTGAATGATCAGAATCCCACAGGCCAGAAAAGTCCATTTCCAAGTAGCAGAAACGTCATCGCAAAGACAGGAAAACAACTGAAGCGTGGCAAGAGAAGCACTGCTCGCAATGTATTGGCGATAATGAAAAAGTTGCAGGATATGATATGGCTTTCTGTTTTCAtgatctgtttctgttttctgttttctgtttccatGATCTTGATGATTTGGACCAAATTACTCACAAACTGTAAGTACTGCTTATAACCAAAACTAaaaatttgcatttttgtgAGGAACAGTTTTTGAGGAAAATAACTTTAACAACGTTTTGGTTCTGTACCATATTTACTATGGTAACAGCATTATACACATGGTTCTGCCATCTCTGCCATGATCCAAAACTAGCTTGTTTTTTAAAGTTAACGTAAAAGTCCTGAGAGAGACAATCCCTCTATCGCCCTCTACTGTCTGGCTGCAGGACAACTTGAAACTCCACCCACCTCAGtgtaagtcaatgggaccaAGGCCCATCTTCAATGTAGAAATATCAGTAATTTTTCTACAATATGTTATAGCTGGAACAGCTAATTTCATTCCTTCTAGTGTCTCCCCTAATGGTGATTTTTAAACTGGCCACAAAGTGGAGAGCTTCCAATTTTCattgacttccattcattttggatacTCATTCAGTTTCATTCGCTTATATCTGTGGCTGTTACCTCTCTTGGTCAGTAAATGGTGCTATCTCAGCATCATCATTTATTAGAAGAGTTGGAAGCTATATAAATGTGATTGGAGACTTCAGCTATAATTTGGGGAAAAGATGTGATAGGTAAGGGAATCTGCTTTACAGCGTGTTTATGTATCGTagcctattcatagtattctgttacatcaccacatggTCATCTTgataggaaaataacaggtgattgtaataaattaacaggagattacaatgaaatgacaaacacagccaatgagctgtgtgcattgtaaagcgccatattggtaggaaatgcatgtgacatcatgggaatactatgaatagtgTGAGATAAACCACTTGCATTCAAGTTTATGTTACATGTTGAGGAAATGAATCAAATATAAAATGCTGATGacttatatagcctatatagtCATCATGTCACAGGTTGACTTATTTTTTCACAATGATTTCACTGTAAACAGAATGCAgattgctctgtgtgtgagtgagggggtaatatatttctgtttttcatttcagttgtaATGACTGTGAAATCAGTTGATGAATGTCCTATCTAAAGCCTATTATTTTAGCTTACCCCCCTCCAGGAGACACTGTGTTTCCATAGCAACGGACAGCTGCTAGCGCACAGTAGAAAGGCCCACAGGACTCTTCCACTGTAACTATGGCGACGACGAGATCACTTCCTGAAATCGCCTGTATCCCGTTCTAGACACCACCGGTTGCCTTGGCAGCCCCCTCTGACGTCATTCGTCCCAGTGTGTCCCTGCTGCTGTGTCTTTGATTGGAGGGAAACCCCGTGGACGCGAGCGGGAGAGAGACGCTGCAGGAAAGATCATCAGCTGTGCAGCCGGATCGGGATCAACAACGTTTTCCTCCACACTCAGGTTagtttgcatttatttatcgGTGGTAATTAATTATAGTTTAGACGGTGAACCGTTAGCTTGCTCTGTTTGATTTGAGGAAGCGTGTAATCTCGCCGTGTGTCCCGGTACGAGCTGCTAACGGGTCTGAGTGGAAATCAGTGATGCTCCGAGGCTCAGTCATTGTTTGGCGCTTATTGAATGGGAATCGCCGATGCACTTTGCTCATCTATTTCTTTAACTTACTGTGTATAGAGGACGCTTCTCGGATGCCCAACATCATCTACCGTGAACTAAGCATCCGCGATTTAATACTTAACTGGTTGTAAAACAAAGAATTGTCCTATTTGTTTTCCGGGAAACGAAAAAGGGCGTTCACTTTAGACTAAACTAGCCTCCCTCCATTCAAGtttcagtgagtcagtgagactATTATTaggtctctctttccttctacAGCGGTTGTGTGCAATGTGCTGGTTTACCACAGAAAATCTTAAAGCCAACtagtcttttttctttttctttcggCGGGGCCATCCTGCCCATttacagtactacacagtacatAGGCTGTTCTGTGGGCAGgtgtgtgaagcagggtggcAGCCATTCCTCAGAAAGGTGCTTCAACACAGGTGACCGTGTGCTGGCCTGGattaaaatacacattttaaaatattcatCTCACAGGTTAGGTTTTTATTAATCCGTACAGGACAGAGTTGAAGAGCAATGATCtgcaattacagtttttttaatGATACACTACAACAgcagtttttttcccctgcagCTATCCTGAGATGCAGACAATACTAAAAGTGCATAGTTGGTGAATAGCAGAAAGAAATGCTTAAATAGAAATGCTTGATGCCTCTAAGAAATGAGCTTGTGAATTGGGTGTCAGCAGGGGTGACCTGGCCCTGGGGCATGTCCATTGATTAGAACAAGACTAGTGTTGACTCCATTTGACTGGCTACTCTACAATTTATTGTTCACCATTCTCTTGGTTCAGAATGTGTGCTTCCTTGCCTCTAGTTTTGCAGGCTATAAACCCACCTGAATGAAACAAATTCCCATTGCGtcgttttgttttgcctcacCTCACCTGTTATCTTTAAGggtatcttttttttaattacagcACTATTTATGTCCTATATTTAAAATCAGAATGCAACATTTGGCCTATTATTAAcccaaattattttaattaggCTAGTGTGTAACATAATGTTATGGACACCTCTTGTTTAATACCGGGCCCTAAGGAAACAAAGGACCCTGGTACAATCAATCTGCTGCCATCTACTGTGTGTTGACAGTGTTCAATTCATCACTAATGCTATTTTGCAAATTTTTCTATTGTAATTGGTAGGAAGATTAGTGTAGAGAAATCTCATTACATAAAGACTGCAGTTTTTACAATTTTATATCCTACATATATAATTAGTTTAGCTGCTTATCTTGCTAAGGATTTGGACATCAAGTGAATTATTAAGccatcaatatcaatatatttcACACTGTGCCAGAGTGTTGATGAGCCGAGTTGGTTCGTATCCAAAAAACCCATTAAGATGCAATGTAAAGAGCTTTCACAAACACCCAAAATACAATTATGATTATCCCAAGCATTGTGAGAAACTGAACCCTGAAAGGAAACACTGTGACAGGGTCATTGCTGTAAATAATATAACTGATCCTGAACAATGGGTTCACCCACTTCATCTGCgctaaatgttttattttttgagtaattcaagtgttaacattttgcattttcaatATTCTTCAAGTAGCCTATATTAGAAGGTAGTTGCTCAAAGTATTCACTCCAGATTGACATTTTGATATTGTCTTATGCTACAAAAGGATTTAAAAATATACCTATTGGGGTTTTTGTCTGAGTTCTTAAAAATGTACTGATTCATCCAAGTTAAATtatcctcctctgttctccttccccctctccccctcctctcctctgtcctcctccctctcctgtcctaTTTGACCCGtccctccctgctccctctcctccacccttcctTCCCCGGCCCAGACAGGAGCCATGGCAGACAAGGAGGAGCTGGTACAGAAGGCCAAGCTGGCCGAGCAGGCCGAGCGCTACGATGACATGGCCGCGGCCATGAAGGCTGTGACCGAGGAGGGCTCGGAGCTCAGCAACGAGGAGCGCAACCTGCTCTCCGTGGCCTACAAGAACGTGGTGGGGGCCAGGAGGTCCTCCTGGAGGGTGGTGTCCAGCATGGAGCAGAAGTCCGAGGGCAGCGAGAAGGCCGCGATGGCCAAGGAGTACAGGGAGAAGATCGAGAAGGAGCTGAAGGAGATCTGCAATGACGTGCTGGTGAGGAGCAGagatggtagagagagagatcaatggGATGAATGGGTGGAAGGAAGGGAGTAAATGTTTGGGTGGGAAGAGGGGGGAGAATGGGAGGTGGCAAAATGAAGGGAAGATATGGATGGTTTAGAGGAGAAGGGTATTTTCTGGTGAGGATTGGAGAAATCTCAGGGgttgagggagggatggaaggtgGGAAGCAGGAAGGCTGCAGCTGGCTGTTAAAATGTCGAATTTTGTGGTGAGGAAAACTGCAGGGAAAACTGCTTTGGAACCAACAAGTGATTTCAAATTGGAACCACTTCCAATTTTCTTTGTACCCTAAGATAAACTTTCAAATGGTATGCAATTCAGCTTCTTGATACTCAAGTGTATAATTCAAATGTGTTATTCATATGGCTGATTTGAGTGACATAATATGCCACTCAGCTTGAGTCACATCTATGTGTTCGGCTCCGGCATCACTTTCTGAATGATATATTGCTTCtctatgtttaaaaaaaaaaaagcaaacaaacagatgTAACCATGACTGCAAACCAACATACAGGCTCTCTGAAATTTGGCTTACTTTTGCTAAATAGAATAACTAAAGACAACCGACTTCAAAAGCAAATGCTTCAGTATGGGGGATGGAAGAGAAtgttgttttagtttcagtcTCTATGTGAAGATCCCATATATTTGCTATTGATTGAATACTTAAATAAATGACAGTACAAAGAAATATGTTGTGCTTATACATATTTGTCTTAGATAGACAAGCTTCCCAGGGTCCCTGTCCTCCACATAACCCTTGAGATGTACAAACAGTTTACTTTCgctgtttgtatgtttttatgacaACACTCAACCACATGTGACTGAAGAGTCCATTAGATTCACAGAATGAgaacaaatcaaacaaaaagtTTGGGCTTGCATATCAAGAATGTTTAAAAGGCCTGATCCGTAAGTGTCACACACTTTTGACCCAACATTGTATCATTACTCTCTagatttctgttctttttttgttaGATTGGAGAGTGGAAAACATATATTAACATTACAGTTTAGTTTTTTGGTACAAGGCTAACAGTAGGTGACTGCAAAACATTatttaaatgtatgttttaGCTGCAAGTGTTATATTTGTtcgttttgtaaaaaaaaaacccaaaaaaaggATTTAATTTGAGTTACAGAAGGAGAAGTGGTGGGAAGGGTAATTGCAAAAAGACTGTTTTCCGTCAGCACGCCCTTCATGTCAGGTGGAACAGTGTAAATATTTGCCATCACAGTAGTATTCCACAATAAAGGCCTTTGAGAGGAAGGTTTGTCAGCATTTCTCAGGGTTAGTGTTCATTCCCATTTCAAGCCTGAAGTACAGTGTACATTCTGCAAGTGGTTGAGGTATCAGAGCAGTCGTTGTTTTGTCTGTTAGACTAGCTTGTTGTTGAGATCATACACGATGTGGAGAAACAGGAGACTGGTGCTTTAAGGAAATGAGAGCCTGCAGTGGACAGATATTTGAATGTTATCTGGATAATTTggatacatatacacacttgtGAACGTAAAACCAAAACGTGTAGGATATTCTGTTACAGGGTCATAttgcacacatgaacacacttgCTTCAAACACCACTGTCACCTGATTGTTGTGTTAATCGATTGGCTGATTTGTCACTATTGGTGTAGTTTGTGCGTGGCTTTGAGTTTGAGTTGCACATGTTTCACCCCCAGGTCCTGCTTGACAACCACCTGATTCCCAAAGCCACGCCAGCCGACAGCAAAGTCTTCTACCTGAAGATGAAGGGAGACTACTACCGCTACCTGGCTGAGGTCGCCACCGGAGAGGAGAAGACCTGTGAGTAGAGCAGACCCTCTCCGTTTCCCTGGACACATCTAATCGACAAGCACGGTTTTCGGTTGTCTttactagggctgaacaattaatcgaaattttatcgaaatcgcaatatggcctactgcaattttacAATCGCAGGAGgcacaatatttgttaaaggcgaaatgtgtgtcaaaataccattttaaattaaatattgtcgtgctgcagagatgtcctggcctacacatcatattctacagacttaagaaaatatctttgtttggtacagatccccgcaaaaatcacaccataatcattttaatacgtttttcaatgaaaatgagaataatgatgtaaaaatgaccattccctctaatatcgcaaatcatatcacaattgcaatatcagtcaaaataatcgcaattagatattttttcaaaatcgttcagccctagtcttTACCCGCTTATACCTATTCAAGGCAATTTAGAGTAACAGTTTCAATTATTCAGGAGGGAAATTATTGTTACCCACTGCATCTGCATCTTCTTTGAATGGTTTCTAGTAAATTTGACCATTCTAAAATATACTTCTAAGCAAGGAAGTGATATGTATACCTGCTTAAACTATAATTTTATGGCTGAAATATAAGTCTAAACTGATATCCAAACAGCAGTATCAGTTGATAAAATCAGTGCAGTGATACGTCTGTCAGGCCAGGCGTCTCATTTTCAACCCCTGCTGTTGACCCAGGACGCTTCATCAGGGCCTCATTACCATCTCATTGATGATCCAAAAGTCAAAACTGACCCTAGATTAATATTCCCACACCGAGACTCCTCCATCTCCATTATGTAGGCCTAATTTAGGTCAGGAAAGTAAGTTCTGTATCAACATGGAGCCCATgtctaatgaaatgaaattgaataCTTGCTGCAGGGCAAAGCTCCAACTTCGGGAAGCTATGCGTCTTTCTCAAAACCCTATTGCAATGCATTTGACCTTGAACACTTGGCAATGGAGCTATTTGCGTTAACCCTGTTTTTGCCCTTGATTTTAGCCTAGGCTCTCTTAGTGTTCCTATATTTGTATCATCTCTGAGAATACTTTCAGGGCTATACGTCACACTTTCAACCCCTCATATGGTACATCTGCTCTGTACTGCGCTGGCCTTGGGCCTCCATTACAAAACCACGTGGAGATTCCACATTAAAGGGCTGCATACAGGGCAGAAAATCATCTTGACATCACTGAGAAACTAATCTCAGAGCTGCTCCATTTACACTGAATGAAAGACCATTACCAGTGATTTTACAGGGAAATGGTCACATTCTATGGTTCGTACTTGTTGTcattacagtaaaataaagctcatttggagGATGATGCAGTAGGATCTGACTGCTTCTCTGTTAATGCTCAAACAAATATTCTGACCCCTCAGAGTCAGTTTTTAATTCCGTCAACAGAGCAGTTCTAGGTTTTGTCCCATGATAACATCACATTAGACCCTTGTTTCTCTGGTTGCTGGTGTggattttgtgtttatgttcacAAAAATGATTGAATTGTCTAATATCATACAAATAACATATCTGAATTCTATTGTTAGTGTTTATTTCTCTTTAAAAGGAGTAGCCTTGCCTTAGGGTTTAGGGTCATAAATGTAACATACAACTGCTTTATTTTTAACTTCTCTGATATTGTGACTTAAATATTGTATGTACTGTGAACTTGCCATATTTTCTCACTTGGTTATCTCTTGGTTGACTGTGGAATCTGTGTGCTGCTGCGGACTGTGTATCAGATAACCCTGATCGGAGAACTATCCTCCCTCCTGACTGACCGACTCCTCTAGTGTACAGTTGAGGTTATTGGTTGATGATAgactccctccatccatccatctcccgAGCATTTCCATCTCTCGAAAAGCAACCCAGTCGGATAGCACACGCAGCAGGGGATAATTTAGTTTCTATGGCAATAGGCCATCGCATATCTGTTGAAGGAAGTGATGATTGTGCTCTGATGAATGGTCCTTCACATCCTCTTTGGGACGGATGGGCCAACTTACTTCAGGTGCTGTCTGTGGCCAGAATACTGACACACTGCCAGCCCTTGACCTACAACTGTCAGCCTAAAcatgggctgctgctgctgccgagttgccatggcaacagcagcagcaccagggtGCTGGCTGTTGCCGGTTGCCAGGAGGCATTTTTAGAGTCACTTTTGCGGCCGTGGCAACCCAAACTGCTACTGTCTGCCTGGGTgatgtttttcttctcctttctcattCTGGGGTTGTCCTGTAGTTTTTACTATGGCTTTTGGTagcacatttacagaaaaaaTCCTGCCTTAATCCCCCCGGGTGGTCTCAATCACTTGCCACTTCGGTTTTTGAG
This region includes:
- the LOC139923819 gene encoding 14-3-3 protein zeta encodes the protein MADKEELVQKAKLAEQAERYDDMAAAMKAVTEEGSELSNEERNLLSVAYKNVVGARRSSWRVVSSMEQKSEGSEKAAMAKEYREKIEKELKEICNDVLVLLDNHLIPKATPADSKVFYLKMKGDYYRYLAEVATGEEKTSIIGNSQEAYQAAFDISCSDMQPTHPIRLGLALNFSVFYYEILNSPEKACKLAKTAFDDAIAMLDSLNSDSYKDSTLIMQLLRDNLTLWMSDAQGEGEETEEATENN